The following are encoded together in the Xanthomonas vesicatoria ATCC 35937 genome:
- a CDS encoding alpha-L-fucosidase: protein MSSHPLSPVRWLALQWFWHPNSDQALKSVDQLLEIWENSVGPGGQLMLGIAPDKRGLLADADVLRLQEPGQAIKANYGADRIWRPAISRTPKVSAPRWTATATRSGVRLPARIL, encoded by the coding sequence ATGTCATCGCACCCGCTCTCACCGGTGCGCTGGCTGGCGCTGCAGTGGTTCTGGCATCCCAACAGCGATCAGGCGCTCAAAAGCGTGGATCAGCTGTTGGAGATCTGGGAAAACAGCGTGGGTCCGGGCGGCCAGCTGATGCTGGGTATTGCGCCGGACAAACGCGGCTTGCTGGCCGATGCCGACGTTTTACGGCTGCAGGAACCTGGCCAGGCGATCAAGGCGAACTACGGCGCCGACAGAATCTGGCGGCCGGCAATCTCAAGAACGCCCAAGGTTTCGGCGCCGCGGTGGACGGCGACCGCGACACGGTCTGGAGTGCGCCTGCCGGCGCGCATCTTGTAG
- a CDS encoding sialidase family protein, with protein MHSPRLLIGLVAGLIALSAQAQAPASPPSPIVLSEFIADPSPTPQAHASTLLETRNGRLLAAWFGGAHEGAADVGIWLTERDAQRWRPPRRIADGTRATTDGATVPAWNPVLFQSATGSVQLYYKLGPNPRQWWGLRITSADDGAHWSVPRRLPDGILGPIKNKPVQLPDGRILAPSSSEDRGWRAHLEWSDDDGEHWQRGMPLNDPSVIGAIQPSLLLHGDGRLQALGRSQQNKLFSTFSYDGGLHWQPMQLIDVENPNSGTDAVMLRDGRALLVYNPAIAGKDWWDGRGTLAVALSNDGVHWQRVLTLEDSADDEFSYPAVIQTRDGLVHVSYTWKRRRIKHVVLDPTRFGKCSPCQAPAPAALSERCTTACGHVADPS; from the coding sequence ATGCATTCACCGCGCCTGCTGATCGGTCTTGTTGCCGGCCTCATCGCCTTGTCGGCCCAGGCGCAGGCACCCGCGTCGCCGCCTTCGCCGATCGTGCTCAGCGAGTTCATCGCCGACCCCTCACCCACCCCGCAGGCACACGCCTCCACGTTGTTGGAGACCCGCAACGGTCGCCTGTTGGCGGCCTGGTTCGGGGGTGCGCACGAAGGTGCAGCCGACGTCGGCATCTGGCTGACCGAGCGTGATGCACAGCGCTGGCGGCCACCGCGTCGCATCGCCGACGGTACGCGCGCCACCACGGATGGAGCGACCGTACCGGCCTGGAACCCGGTGCTGTTTCAGTCGGCCACCGGTTCGGTGCAGCTGTATTACAAGCTTGGCCCCAACCCGCGGCAATGGTGGGGGCTGCGCATAACTTCAGCCGACGATGGTGCGCACTGGTCCGTACCGCGGCGGTTGCCCGACGGCATTCTCGGGCCGATCAAGAACAAACCCGTGCAATTGCCCGACGGGCGCATCCTGGCACCAAGCAGCAGCGAAGATCGCGGTTGGCGCGCGCATCTGGAATGGAGCGACGACGACGGTGAGCATTGGCAGCGCGGCATGCCACTCAACGACCCCAGCGTGATCGGTGCGATCCAGCCCAGTCTGCTGCTGCACGGCGATGGTCGCCTGCAGGCGTTGGGCCGCAGCCAGCAGAACAAACTCTTCAGCACCTTCTCGTACGATGGTGGCCTGCATTGGCAACCGATGCAGCTGATCGATGTGGAAAATCCCAACTCCGGCACCGATGCGGTGATGCTGCGCGACGGTCGTGCGTTACTGGTCTACAACCCCGCCATTGCCGGCAAGGATTGGTGGGACGGCCGCGGCACCCTGGCCGTTGCGCTCTCCAACGATGGCGTGCACTGGCAACGCGTGCTGACGCTGGAAGACAGCGCCGATGATGAATTTTCGTATCCGGCCGTGATCCAGACCCGCGATGGCTTGGTGCATGTCAGCTACACCTGGAAGCGCCGACGGATCAAGCATGTGGTGCTCGATCCCACGCGGTTCGGCAAGTGCAGTCCCTGCCAGGCGCCCGCTCCCGCAGCGCTATCTGAGCGCTGCACAACGGCATGCGGCCACGTCGCTGATCCTTCGTGA
- the xopL gene encoding type III secretion system leucine-rich repeat domain-containing effector XopL: MPQLPQLSNIERSRFHSVTTDSQLLRPVRPRVPPSVGASPLRRSPAIRPYRDVLSQWQRHYNADRNRWHSAWRQANRNNPEVETRTNRALKATADMLEDASQTGRVALELRSVPLPQFPDQAFRLSHLQHMTIDAAGLMELPDAMQQFAGLETLTLAHNPLRSLPASIASLSRLRELSIRACPELTELPEGLASTDASGAHQGLVNLQSLRLERTGIRSLPASIANLQNLKSLKIRNSPLSALGPAIHQLPKLEELDLRGCTALRDYPPIFGGGAPLKRLILKDCSNLATLPHDIHRLRQLEELDLRGCVNLSRLPRLIAQLPANCIIRVPSHLQEQLDRHRTVARPAAPERTGPTAPVPSPPVPGNRARAISSTATTEPPRTVALERIEDTAQTMLSTVIDEERNPFLEGAPSYLPEKRLPGAPTTFGQIPALQKMLEESRDPHFLRRVSDMAGPSPRVEDPSEEGLSRHYTNVSNWKAQKSAHLGIVDHLGQFVYHAGSQFDAATLAKAVQMWKTRELIVNAHPQDRARFPAFTLHIPEQVSDDAEDERQASPEASGPQ, from the coding sequence ATGCCGCAATTGCCACAGCTCAGCAACATAGAACGCTCGCGCTTCCACTCCGTCACCACCGATTCGCAACTCTTGCGGCCGGTGCGGCCCCGCGTGCCGCCGAGCGTGGGCGCGTCACCATTACGGCGCTCCCCAGCGATTCGGCCTTACCGCGACGTGCTGTCGCAATGGCAACGACACTACAACGCAGACCGAAATCGCTGGCACAGCGCATGGCGCCAGGCCAATCGCAACAACCCGGAGGTCGAGACACGCACAAACCGGGCGCTGAAGGCGACCGCCGACATGCTGGAGGACGCAAGCCAAACGGGTCGGGTCGCGCTGGAACTGCGCTCGGTTCCCCTTCCGCAATTTCCCGACCAGGCATTCCGTCTATCTCATCTGCAGCACATGACGATCGATGCGGCGGGGTTGATGGAGCTTCCGGACGCCATGCAGCAATTTGCGGGCCTGGAAACACTGACGCTTGCGCACAATCCGCTTCGCTCGCTGCCTGCATCCATCGCAAGTCTCAGCCGATTACGCGAGCTCTCCATCCGCGCCTGCCCGGAACTGACGGAACTTCCCGAAGGCCTGGCAAGCACCGATGCATCCGGCGCGCACCAGGGCTTGGTCAACCTGCAGAGCCTACGGCTGGAACGGACCGGCATCAGATCGCTTCCGGCGTCCATCGCCAACCTGCAAAATCTGAAAAGCCTAAAGATACGCAACTCGCCCCTGTCCGCCCTTGGCCCGGCCATCCATCAACTGCCAAAGTTGGAGGAGCTTGATTTGCGGGGCTGCACCGCGCTGCGCGACTATCCGCCGATTTTCGGCGGCGGTGCGCCACTGAAGCGACTGATTCTGAAAGACTGCAGCAACCTGGCCACGCTGCCGCATGACATTCACCGCCTGAGGCAGCTGGAAGAACTCGATCTGCGAGGCTGCGTCAATCTCTCCAGACTTCCCCGGTTGATCGCCCAATTACCTGCCAACTGCATCATTCGGGTGCCTTCGCATTTGCAAGAGCAACTTGACCGGCATCGCACGGTTGCGCGCCCCGCCGCACCAGAGCGGACTGGCCCAACCGCCCCAGTTCCCTCTCCCCCTGTTCCCGGCAATCGAGCCAGGGCAATCTCTTCGACGGCCACCACCGAACCGCCTCGCACGGTTGCGCTCGAACGCATCGAAGACACCGCACAGACCATGCTGAGCACGGTCATTGATGAGGAAAGAAATCCCTTTCTGGAAGGTGCCCCATCCTACCTTCCAGAAAAGCGCCTGCCCGGCGCTCCCACCACCTTCGGCCAGATTCCGGCCTTGCAGAAGATGCTGGAAGAAAGCAGGGATCCCCATTTCCTGAGGCGGGTGAGCGACATGGCAGGCCCATCCCCTAGAGTCGAAGACCCGAGCGAGGAAGGCCTAAGCCGCCACTACACCAACGTCAGCAACTGGAAGGCGCAGAAGAGCGCGCACCTGGGCATCGTCGATCATCTCGGGCAGTTCGTTTATCACGCAGGAAGCCAGTTCGACGCAGCGACGTTGGCCAAGGCGGTCCAGATGTGGAAGACCCGGGAGCTGATCGTCAACGCACACCCGCAAGACCGCGCGCGCTTTCCGGCTTTCACGCTGCACATTCCCGAGCAGGTCAGCGACGACGCTGAGGACGAACGGCAAGCAAGCCCGGAAGCTTCAGGCCCGCAGTAG
- a CDS encoding copper homeostasis protein CutC, which yields MSAPGLEVAADSVGSALAAQDGGAMRVELCGGLDGGGLTPSYGTLAVVRERLQIPLYVLIRPRVGDFVFDASEVEVMRCDVEQCVRLGCDGVVLGALDRHGQVDLATMRVLMQAAGPLGVTFHRAIDVSAEPSRVLEDAIALGCERVLTSGARASALEGIDTIAALVRQAAGRIGIMPGAGLSEHNIRTLRQHTGAHEFHASARGMIAAQVPSPHPYIHDLGGDYQRTDTARVQRMVDALQQA from the coding sequence GTGAGCGCGCCGGGTCTGGAAGTTGCCGCCGACTCGGTGGGCTCGGCCCTGGCCGCGCAGGACGGCGGTGCGATGCGCGTCGAGCTGTGCGGCGGGTTGGACGGCGGTGGGTTGACGCCCTCGTACGGCACGCTGGCGGTGGTGCGCGAGCGGTTGCAGATTCCGTTGTATGTGTTGATCCGCCCGCGCGTGGGCGACTTTGTGTTCGACGCCTCAGAGGTGGAGGTGATGCGCTGCGATGTGGAGCAGTGCGTGCGGCTTGGATGCGATGGCGTGGTCCTTGGCGCGCTGGACCGGCATGGGCAGGTCGATCTGGCGACGATGCGCGTGTTGATGCAGGCAGCAGGGCCGTTGGGGGTGACGTTCCATCGTGCGATCGATGTCAGTGCCGAACCGTCGCGCGTGCTGGAGGATGCGATCGCGCTGGGTTGCGAGCGGGTGCTGACCTCGGGTGCACGTGCGAGTGCGCTGGAGGGAATCGACACCATCGCCGCATTGGTGCGGCAGGCAGCTGGGCGCATCGGCATCATGCCCGGTGCCGGGCTTTCCGAGCACAACATCCGCACCCTGCGGCAGCACACCGGCGCGCACGAATTCCATGCCTCGGCGCGTGGCATGATCGCGGCCCAGGTGCCGTCGCCGCACCCGTATATCCACGATCTGGGCGGAGACTATCAGCGGACCGATACCGCGCGGGTGCAACGGATGGTGGACGCGTTGCAGCAGGCGTGA
- a CDS encoding N(4)-(beta-N-acetylglucosaminyl)-L-asparaginase, with translation MIQRRHFLKSATLGAIASGLAGWGARAQAAVAGTSAARPAALPKGQARVISTWDFGIAANQAAWKVLSAGGIALDAVEAGVRVPEADPTNPTVGLGGYPDRDGRVTLDACIMDHLGNCGAVASLEDVVHAISVARAVMEKTPHVMLVGDGARQFALEQGFPQTRLLTPSSEAAWKEWLKTSKYSPEANVENRAWRDAKLPGGKDNHDTIGMLALDAHGNLSGACTTSGMAWKMHGRVGDSPIIGAGLYVDNEVGGATSTGVGEEVIRNVGSFAVVEMMRQGKSPADACREVVMRLIHRKPELTRTLQVGFLAMNKRGEVGAFAIQKGFSYAVCDATRQDLLVPGESHYTTEPAA, from the coding sequence ATGATTCAACGTCGTCATTTCCTCAAGAGCGCCACGCTGGGCGCCATCGCGTCCGGCCTGGCCGGGTGGGGCGCGCGTGCGCAGGCTGCAGTCGCGGGCACGTCGGCAGCACGTCCTGCGGCGTTGCCCAAAGGCCAGGCTCGGGTGATCTCCACCTGGGACTTCGGCATTGCCGCCAATCAGGCTGCATGGAAAGTCCTGAGTGCCGGCGGCATTGCGCTGGACGCGGTGGAAGCGGGCGTGCGTGTGCCCGAAGCGGACCCGACCAATCCCACCGTTGGCCTGGGCGGGTATCCGGATCGCGACGGGCGGGTGACGCTGGATGCCTGCATCATGGATCACCTGGGCAATTGCGGCGCAGTGGCATCGCTGGAAGATGTGGTGCACGCCATCTCGGTGGCGCGTGCAGTGATGGAGAAAACTCCGCACGTGATGCTGGTCGGCGATGGCGCGCGGCAGTTCGCACTGGAGCAGGGTTTCCCGCAAACCAGATTATTGACGCCGAGTTCGGAAGCGGCGTGGAAGGAATGGTTGAAGACCTCCAAGTATTCGCCCGAAGCCAACGTGGAAAACCGCGCATGGCGCGACGCCAAATTGCCCGGCGGCAAAGACAATCACGACACCATCGGCATGTTGGCGCTGGATGCGCACGGCAATCTGTCCGGTGCCTGCACCACCAGTGGCATGGCGTGGAAGATGCACGGCCGGGTGGGCGACAGCCCGATCATCGGTGCCGGCCTGTACGTGGATAACGAAGTGGGCGGCGCGACCTCCACCGGCGTGGGCGAAGAAGTGATCCGCAATGTCGGCAGTTTTGCGGTGGTGGAAATGATGCGCCAGGGCAAGTCGCCGGCCGACGCCTGCCGCGAGGTGGTGATGCGGCTGATCCACCGCAAGCCGGAATTGACGCGCACGTTGCAGGTGGGGTTTCTGGCCATGAACAAGCGTGGCGAGGTGGGCGCGTTTGCGATCCAGAAAGGCTTCAGTTACGCGGTGTGCGATGCGACCCGGCAGGACCTGCTGGTGCCCGGCGAAAGCCACTACACCACCGAGCCCGCTGCGTGA
- a CDS encoding vWA domain-containing protein encodes MAQPQTRSMIMQAPPVAPAENRETYQTLSDNPVVQAADNPVSTFSIDVDTGSYSNVRRYLTSGSLPPVDAVRVEEMINYFRYDDPAPRDGQPFAVRTELAPTPWNHDSVLLRIGITGRAVAASAMPAANLVFLVDVSGSMGAPDKLPLLQSSLKLLTRQLRAQDRITLVTYAGNTAVVLPPTPGNQQARIVEAIDSLQSGGGTAGASGIELAYKAAQQSYLRDGINRILLATDGDFNVGVTDFDTLKGMVAEKRRSGVALSTLGFGTGNYNDTLMEQLADAGDGAYAYIDSPLEARKVLTHELGATLETIARDVKIQVEFNPATVQEYRLIGYENRALRREDFNNDQVDAGDIGAGHSVTALYEITPARGEASVDPLRYATAAKRPAADNSNELAHLKLRYKLPDAHRSRLLDTVIRGDQQVALNASSDAFRFAAAVAGFGQRLRGGNQLHGWDYPQLRALAAGSIGKDRFGYRADFLRMVQQAEALSSRPVATTD; translated from the coding sequence ATGGCACAACCACAGACCCGCAGCATGATCATGCAGGCTCCGCCGGTCGCCCCGGCCGAGAATCGCGAAACCTACCAGACCCTCAGCGACAACCCGGTCGTGCAGGCTGCGGACAATCCGGTGTCTACCTTCAGCATCGATGTCGACACCGGCAGCTACAGCAATGTGCGGCGCTATCTCACCAGTGGCAGTCTGCCGCCAGTCGATGCGGTGCGCGTGGAAGAGATGATCAACTACTTCCGCTATGACGACCCTGCACCTCGCGATGGCCAACCGTTTGCCGTGCGTACCGAACTTGCGCCCACGCCCTGGAATCACGACAGCGTGCTGTTGCGCATCGGCATTACCGGGCGCGCTGTCGCAGCCTCTGCCATGCCGGCAGCCAACCTGGTGTTCCTGGTCGACGTCTCCGGCTCGATGGGAGCGCCAGACAAACTGCCGCTGCTGCAGTCCTCGCTCAAGCTGCTGACACGTCAGCTGCGCGCGCAGGACCGCATCACGCTGGTGACTTACGCCGGCAACACCGCCGTGGTGTTGCCGCCCACGCCCGGCAACCAACAGGCGCGCATCGTCGAAGCCATCGACAGCCTGCAATCGGGCGGCGGCACCGCCGGTGCCAGCGGCATCGAACTGGCCTACAAGGCGGCGCAGCAGAGCTATCTGCGTGACGGCATCAACCGCATCCTGCTGGCCACCGATGGCGACTTCAACGTGGGCGTCACCGACTTCGATACGCTCAAGGGCATGGTCGCCGAAAAGCGCCGTTCCGGCGTGGCGTTGTCCACGCTCGGCTTTGGCACCGGCAACTACAACGACACCTTGATGGAACAGCTGGCCGACGCCGGCGACGGTGCCTACGCCTATATCGACTCGCCGCTGGAAGCGCGCAAGGTCTTGACCCACGAACTGGGCGCCACGCTGGAAACCATCGCGCGCGACGTCAAGATCCAGGTCGAGTTCAACCCGGCCACCGTGCAGGAATACCGCCTGATCGGCTACGAAAACCGCGCACTGCGCCGCGAGGACTTCAACAACGACCAGGTCGATGCCGGCGACATCGGCGCAGGCCACAGCGTCACCGCGTTGTATGAAATCACCCCCGCACGCGGCGAAGCATCGGTCGACCCGCTGCGGTATGCCACCGCAGCCAAACGCCCTGCCGCAGACAACAGCAACGAACTTGCCCATCTCAAGCTGCGCTACAAATTGCCGGACGCGCACCGCAGCCGCCTGCTGGACACCGTCATCCGCGGCGACCAACAGGTTGCGCTGAACGCGTCCAGCGACGCATTCCGGTTTGCGGCAGCGGTCGCTGGGTTCGGCCAACGCCTGCGCGGCGGCAACCAATTGCACGGCTGGGATTATCCGCAGCTGCGCGCCTTGGCAGCAGGCAGCATCGGCAAGGACCGCTTCGGCTACCGCGCCGACTTCCTGCGCATGGTGCAACAGGCCGAAGCGCTGAGCAGCAGGCCGGTCGCCACCACCGACTGA
- a CDS encoding sigma-70 family RNA polymerase sigma factor gives MHPADLAQLPDEELMLLVANGFVEQPATELFKRHNRALFNFLAWQCEGNVSEAEDLAQKTWVKLMTRCSDYRPGQAAFTSFLFQIARNAWIDTRRSAYVATSVPLDDTHLHLPDEDLSTEQLAMLGQQQHRVRSAVMALPDAQREVIVLRFFSGLAIEDIAQVVGEGFETVKSRLRYAFAKLRLSLDAAQ, from the coding sequence ATGCATCCGGCCGATCTTGCGCAACTTCCCGACGAGGAGCTCATGCTCCTCGTCGCCAATGGTTTTGTTGAACAGCCGGCCACCGAGCTGTTCAAACGGCATAACCGTGCACTCTTCAATTTCCTGGCGTGGCAGTGCGAAGGCAATGTCAGTGAAGCCGAAGATCTGGCGCAGAAGACCTGGGTCAAGCTGATGACCCGGTGCAGCGACTACCGCCCCGGGCAAGCGGCCTTCACCAGTTTTCTGTTCCAGATCGCGCGCAATGCGTGGATCGATACCCGCCGTAGCGCCTACGTTGCCACCTCGGTGCCATTGGACGACACCCATCTGCATCTTCCCGACGAAGACCTGTCCACCGAACAGCTGGCAATGCTGGGCCAGCAGCAACATCGGGTGCGCAGCGCGGTGATGGCGCTGCCCGACGCGCAACGCGAAGTGATCGTGCTGCGGTTCTTTTCCGGCCTGGCCATCGAAGACATCGCACAGGTTGTCGGCGAAGGCTTTGAAACGGTCAAAAGCCGGCTGCGTTATGCGTTTGCCAAATTGCGCCTGAGCCTGGACGCCGCGCAATGA
- a CDS encoding GNAT family N-acetyltransferase, with the protein MSLPAFKPACHADGVMLSDLATADPAAVADYHARNRAHLVEAMPLRPPAFYTAEGWRRLCLAYRASVPGERELQLVLCAGQDVIGTVGFTQIQRGAFLGCHLGYGLDASHQGRGLMQWAATQGIAFVFGPLGLHRIMAQYVPDNVRSAQVLARLGFQIEGRARRYLQLNGVWRDHVLTSLLREDWEFGAE; encoded by the coding sequence ATGAGCCTGCCTGCCTTCAAGCCTGCGTGCCATGCAGACGGCGTGATGCTGTCGGATCTGGCCACTGCCGACCCGGCCGCAGTCGCCGACTATCACGCGCGCAACCGTGCCCATCTGGTCGAGGCGATGCCGTTGCGGCCGCCTGCGTTCTACACCGCCGAAGGCTGGCGCCGGTTGTGCCTCGCGTATCGCGCGTCGGTGCCAGGTGAGCGCGAACTGCAGCTGGTGTTATGTGCGGGACAGGACGTGATCGGCACAGTGGGCTTTACCCAGATTCAGCGTGGCGCGTTTCTGGGCTGCCATCTCGGCTATGGGCTGGATGCGTCCCATCAAGGGCGCGGCCTGATGCAATGGGCCGCCACGCAGGGCATTGCGTTCGTGTTCGGGCCACTGGGGTTACATCGGATCATGGCGCAATACGTGCCGGACAATGTGCGCAGCGCGCAGGTGCTGGCTCGGCTGGGCTTTCAGATCGAAGGCCGCGCGCGGCGCTATCTGCAGTTAAACGGTGTCTGGCGCGATCATGTGCTGACCAGCCTGTTGCGCGAGGACTGGGAGTTTGGCGCGGAGTGA